A section of the Falco peregrinus isolate bFalPer1 chromosome 3, bFalPer1.pri, whole genome shotgun sequence genome encodes:
- the LOC129784026 gene encoding feather keratin 1-like: protein MACNNFCSPCGPTPLANSCNEPCVRQCEDSRVVIQPSTVLVTLPGPILTSFPQSTAVGSSSSAAVGNILSSQGVPISSGGFGYGYGLGGLGCYGAGRACLPC from the coding sequence ATGGCCTGCAACAacttctgcagcccctgcggaCCCACCCCGCTGGCTaacagctgcaacgagccctgcgTCAGGCAGTGCGAGGACTCCCGTGTCGTCATCCAGCCTTCCACCGTGCTGGTCACCCTGCCAGGACCCAtcctcacctccttcccccagagcacCGCCGTCGGATCCTCCTCATCGGCTGCTGTGGGCAacatcctcagctcccagggagtgCCCATCTCCTCCGGCGGCTTTGGCTACGGTTACGGCCTCGGAGGCCTGGGCTGCTATGGCGCCGgaagagcctgcctgccctgctaa
- the LOC129784206 gene encoding feather keratin-like has protein sequence MACNNFCSPCGPTPLANSCNEPCVRQCEDSRVVIQPSTVLVTLPGPILTSFPQSTAVGSSSSAAVGNILSSQGVPISSGGFGYGYGLGGLGCYGARRACLPC, from the coding sequence ATGGCCTGCAACAacttctgcagcccctgcggaCCCACCCCACTGGCTaacagctgcaacgagccctgcgTCAGGCAGTGCGAGGACTCCCGCGTCGTCATCCAGCCTTCCACCGTGCTGGTCACCCTGCCGGGACCCAtcctcacctccttcccccagagcacCGCCGTCGGATCCTCCTCATCGGCTGCTGTGGGCAacatcctcagctcccagggagtgCCCATCTCCTCCGGCGGCTTTGGCTACGGTTACGGCCTCGGAGGCCTGGGCTGCTATGGCGCCAgaagagcctgcctgccctgctaa
- the LOC129784012 gene encoding feather keratin-like: MACNNFCSPCGPTPLANSCNEPCVRQCEDSRVVIQPSTVLVTLPGPILTSFPQSTAVGSSSSAAVGNILSSQGVPVSSGSFGYGYGLGGLGCYGARRACLPC; the protein is encoded by the coding sequence ATGGCCTGCAACAacttctgcagcccctgcggaCCCACCCCGCTGGCTaacagctgcaacgagccctgcgTCAGGCAGTGCGAGGACTCCCGCGTCGTCATCCAGCCTTCCACCGTGCTGGTCACCCTGCCAGGACCCAtcctcacctccttcccccagagcacCGCCGTCGGATCCTCCTCATCGGCTGCTGTGGGCAacatcctcagctcccagggagtgCCCGTCTCCTCCGGCAGCTTTGGCTACGGTTACGGCCTCGGAGGCCTGGGCTGCTATGGCGCCAgaagagcctgcctgccctgctaa